The following are encoded in a window of Haladaptatus sp. R4 genomic DNA:
- a CDS encoding IclR family transcriptional regulator, whose translation MCGNSMNDDATNDTGADTLGSVEKAFLILEQLKTVERAGVSDLSKELALPKSTVHIYLQTFRKLGFVVQKNNDYSLSYRFLEYGGRIRNRSKLYQVAKLEVDQLAMDTGEVANLGIEEDGQRILLYKAGGRDAIHDNAPIGEYTHMHWTALGKAMLAEFPRSRVESIVETHGLPKANEHTITDRDTLFAELEQIRDRGYSVEDQERRQGVLTIGTPIMDRSTDEVISAISVSGPKSRLDESEMFEELVSAVKQAANVIELRYTHY comes from the coding sequence ATGTGCGGGAACTCGATGAACGACGACGCGACGAACGATACCGGGGCGGACACACTGGGGTCGGTCGAAAAAGCGTTTCTCATCCTGGAGCAATTGAAGACTGTCGAACGGGCAGGTGTCTCGGACCTCTCCAAGGAACTAGCCCTTCCGAAGAGTACGGTTCACATCTACCTCCAAACGTTCCGGAAACTGGGTTTCGTCGTCCAGAAGAACAACGACTACTCGCTCAGCTACCGGTTCCTAGAGTATGGTGGGCGGATCAGGAACCGTTCTAAGCTCTACCAAGTCGCGAAATTGGAAGTGGACCAGCTAGCGATGGACACGGGCGAGGTCGCAAATCTGGGCATCGAGGAGGATGGACAACGTATCTTACTCTACAAGGCAGGTGGGAGGGACGCTATTCACGACAACGCTCCTATTGGGGAGTATACGCACATGCACTGGACCGCGCTCGGAAAGGCGATGTTGGCGGAGTTTCCTCGATCTCGCGTCGAATCCATCGTCGAGACGCACGGGCTCCCGAAAGCGAACGAACACACGATAACGGATAGGGACACGTTGTTTGCCGAGTTGGAGCAAATTCGCGACCGTGGATACTCGGTCGAAGATCAGGAACGGCGACAGGGTGTCCTTACGATAGGGACGCCCATCATGGACCGAAGCACGGACGAGGTCATCAGTGCGATTTCGGTTTCGGGCCCGAAAAGCCGTCTGGACGAATCCGAAATGTTCGAAGAACTCGTCAGCGCGGTTAAGCAGGCGGCAAACGTTATCGAACTCCGCTACACTCACTACTAG
- a CDS encoding universal stress protein, whose protein sequence is MYESILVPTDGSKGAKRGVEHAIDLSEKYDSKLHILFVVDEGVYGETPAMSSEELFLEQIETNGNELLEQVASNANKRDLETTAECLRGVPHQEIVKYASGNNIDLIVMGKHGISAHGSPHVGSTTERVIRSSGVPVFTV, encoded by the coding sequence ATGTACGAAAGCATACTCGTGCCCACTGATGGAAGCAAAGGAGCAAAACGGGGAGTGGAACACGCGATCGATCTGTCCGAGAAATACGATTCGAAGCTTCACATACTATTTGTCGTCGATGAAGGAGTCTATGGAGAGACACCAGCCATGAGTAGTGAAGAACTGTTTCTCGAACAAATCGAAACGAACGGGAACGAGTTACTCGAACAGGTCGCTTCGAACGCCAATAAGAGAGATTTGGAAACGACAGCCGAATGTCTCAGAGGAGTTCCGCATCAGGAAATCGTAAAGTACGCGAGTGGGAATAATATCGACTTGATCGTGATGGGAAAACACGGTATTTCAGCACACGGATCTCCCCACGTTGGAAGCACCACAGAACGAGTGATCAGATCCTCGGGAGTTCCTGTTTTCACCGTTTAA
- a CDS encoding D-2-hydroxyacid dehydrogenase, whose product MNDETADILVLRSDTHGLPAKDYADRLSQRLPTHRVHLARTSSDERDLIERADVVTGVDIDESLLEYAENLRLFAGVAAGYNHLPLEAFSEMGVTVTNASGIHAPNIAEQVLGYVLSFSRRLREGWEREKRHEWRHFQAEELKDSTVTVVGLGAIGTAIVDRFAGFDVHTIGVRYTPEKGGPTDEVIGFEREAFHDAVSRTDYLLIAAPLSDTTRGLVSEEEFKTLPPNARVVNVGRGRIIDTDALVSAIQKNQINGAALDVTDPEPLPADHPLWRFENVTITPHNAGHSPKHWDRLAEIVASNVNRLAETNRGEELENVVRS is encoded by the coding sequence ATGAACGACGAGACAGCAGACATCCTCGTACTGCGAAGTGACACGCACGGATTGCCAGCGAAAGATTACGCTGACCGGCTTTCCCAACGCCTGCCGACTCACCGGGTCCATCTCGCCCGAACTTCGTCCGACGAGCGTGACCTCATCGAGCGAGCGGACGTCGTCACCGGCGTCGATATCGACGAAAGCCTCCTGGAGTACGCCGAAAACCTTCGGTTGTTCGCGGGCGTTGCGGCGGGCTACAACCATCTCCCGCTCGAAGCCTTCTCCGAGATGGGTGTCACGGTGACGAACGCCTCAGGTATTCACGCGCCGAACATCGCGGAACAGGTCCTCGGCTACGTGCTTTCCTTCTCGCGTCGACTTCGGGAGGGATGGGAGCGCGAAAAGCGCCACGAGTGGCGACATTTCCAAGCCGAGGAACTGAAAGACAGCACCGTCACCGTCGTCGGACTCGGCGCGATCGGAACGGCGATCGTCGATCGGTTCGCCGGGTTCGATGTCCATACCATCGGGGTACGGTACACTCCCGAGAAAGGTGGTCCGACCGACGAGGTCATCGGGTTCGAACGGGAGGCGTTCCACGACGCCGTATCGAGGACGGATTATCTCCTGATCGCCGCCCCGCTGAGCGACACGACCCGTGGGCTCGTTTCGGAGGAGGAGTTCAAGACGTTGCCGCCAAACGCGAGGGTGGTCAACGTCGGTCGAGGACGGATAATCGACACTGATGCTTTGGTATCCGCGATTCAGAAGAACCAGATCAACGGTGCGGCACTCGACGTCACGGATCCCGAACCGTTACCGGCGGATCATCCACTATGGCGATTCGAGAACGTCACGATCACTCCGCACAACGCGGGTCACAGTCCGAAGCACTGGGATCGGTTGGCGGAGATCGTTGCGAGCAACGTGAATCGACTCGCCGAAACGAACAGGGGGGAGGAGTTGGAAAACGTCGTTCGATCCTAA
- a CDS encoding ABC transporter substrate-binding protein has product MSAEASRRQFVKTIGIGGIAGLSGCISAVTDGNSSGGNGKDFQYWEYFHSQSEVAKQLMESSVDDFEKQHDATMKMNWASWDDINGGKWKNNMQNGNRPVIYDSTNSLNGQFIDPGWVKPVDEYKHRLDSDALKNAKWAFEMAQSCYRGFDADLYEIPIGLEVGAPFIARADHFEKAGLSIEDDFPPKDYQDLLRIAKQLQNKGPGDYGFQIYGAQGDVTDEALITWTASDGGYDGMYLNEDWSDVNYDNDVWKKATRRYVDIYQKHGLSSDKAPTASNESVAQNLISGSVSMYQGSTKDFGLFRSRAEDMLKSGKIVFAPSWKGNAGNRGDFFTQCVALMRKPDGVKKSVWKKHEDTAIAWINKLLSKDFQKQVPSSLATLPVRKDVWDGVKNNEAIGNSKFISTLETTVDGMENGWASHPKMNAIQYNIAGPLFQEAVRGKISPEQACDRTAKQIRKQIEL; this is encoded by the coding sequence ATGTCGGCTGAGGCATCAAGACGACAGTTTGTCAAAACGATAGGAATCGGTGGAATCGCCGGGCTTTCCGGCTGTATCAGTGCCGTCACCGACGGAAACAGTTCAGGTGGAAACGGGAAGGACTTCCAATACTGGGAGTACTTTCACTCCCAGTCGGAGGTCGCAAAGCAGTTGATGGAGTCGTCGGTCGACGACTTCGAGAAGCAACACGACGCGACGATGAAGATGAACTGGGCGAGTTGGGACGACATCAACGGCGGCAAATGGAAGAACAACATGCAGAACGGAAACCGCCCGGTTATCTACGATTCGACGAACTCGCTCAACGGACAGTTCATCGACCCCGGATGGGTGAAACCGGTCGACGAGTACAAACACCGACTCGACTCTGACGCGCTGAAAAACGCCAAATGGGCCTTCGAAATGGCCCAGAGTTGCTACCGTGGCTTCGACGCGGACCTCTACGAGATCCCGATCGGACTCGAAGTCGGCGCACCGTTCATCGCCCGGGCCGACCACTTCGAAAAGGCCGGTCTCTCCATCGAGGACGACTTCCCGCCGAAGGATTATCAGGACCTCCTTCGAATCGCGAAGCAACTACAGAACAAGGGTCCGGGAGACTACGGGTTTCAGATTTACGGCGCACAGGGGGACGTCACCGACGAAGCGCTCATAACGTGGACCGCATCCGATGGCGGCTACGACGGTATGTACCTCAACGAGGATTGGTCGGACGTCAACTACGACAACGACGTGTGGAAGAAAGCGACCAGACGGTACGTGGATATCTACCAGAAACACGGACTCTCGTCGGACAAGGCCCCGACGGCGTCCAACGAATCCGTCGCCCAGAACCTCATCTCCGGTTCCGTGAGCATGTACCAGGGTAGCACGAAGGACTTCGGGCTCTTTCGGAGTCGTGCCGAGGATATGCTCAAGTCGGGGAAAATCGTGTTCGCACCGTCGTGGAAAGGGAACGCCGGGAATAGAGGCGATTTCTTCACACAGTGTGTCGCGCTCATGCGCAAACCGGACGGCGTGAAAAAGAGCGTCTGGAAGAAACACGAGGATACGGCTATCGCCTGGATAAACAAGCTCCTCTCGAAGGATTTCCAGAAACAAGTTCCGAGTTCGTTGGCGACACTCCCCGTCAGAAAGGACGTTTGGGACGGCGTGAAAAACAACGAAGCGATCGGAAACAGCAAGTTCATCTCCACGCTGGAGACGACGGTGGACGGCATGGAGAACGGGTGGGCAAGCCATCCCAAGATGAACGCCATCCAGTACAACATCGCCGGTCCGCTCTTCCAGGAGGCCGTTCGCGGGAAAATCTCCCCCGAGCAAGCCTGTGACCGCACCGCGAAACAGATCCGCAAACAAATAGAGCTCTGA
- a CDS encoding beta-ketoacyl-ACP reductase encodes MSETEYLSGKTCVITGASRGIGAEIAKDLGYHGANVVVNYRSSEREALDVTEGIEAEGNSAIAIQADVTNREEVDEMEERVRDTFGPADVLVNNAGITVDRTFKNMTREDWDHVVNVNLGGVFNCTKAFYDDIKESPQGRLINISSVVGQQGNYGQANYATTKSGIFGFTRTLALELANSGSTVNCVAPGFTKTDMLADVDGEIQDKIRNRIPLNRFAEVEDVSGVVRFLASKESSYMTGQILGINGGMEW; translated from the coding sequence ATGAGCGAAACGGAATATCTGAGCGGGAAAACGTGCGTCATCACTGGTGCTTCACGGGGAATTGGAGCAGAAATCGCCAAAGATCTCGGTTACCACGGTGCAAATGTCGTTGTGAACTACCGATCTTCTGAACGTGAAGCACTTGATGTTACAGAGGGGATCGAAGCCGAAGGAAACAGTGCGATCGCCATACAGGCAGACGTAACCAACAGAGAGGAAGTCGACGAGATGGAAGAACGCGTCCGTGATACGTTTGGTCCTGCTGATGTGCTAGTGAATAATGCGGGAATCACCGTGGATCGAACGTTCAAGAATATGACGCGTGAAGATTGGGATCACGTCGTCAATGTTAACCTCGGTGGCGTTTTCAATTGCACGAAAGCCTTCTACGACGATATCAAGGAATCACCACAAGGGCGGCTCATCAACATTTCTAGCGTCGTTGGGCAACAGGGAAACTACGGCCAGGCAAACTACGCAACCACGAAAAGCGGAATCTTTGGATTTACCCGCACACTTGCGCTCGAATTAGCAAACTCGGGATCGACTGTTAACTGTGTAGCACCAGGTTTCACGAAGACGGACATGCTCGCAGATGTCGACGGTGAAATACAGGACAAGATCCGCAATCGAATTCCACTCAATCGGTTTGCCGAAGTTGAAGACGTCTCCGGCGTTGTTCGGTTCCTGGCGAGCAAAGAGTCATCGTACATGACCGGCCAAATCCTCGGTATCAACGGCGGCATGGAGTGGTAG
- a CDS encoding aryl-sulfate sulfotransferase, whose protein sequence is MPTQKFRVSMLIVVVVLLAPVVSSGLTHEDLAVPEETNHRADEVPIENVTFVSAQGKEFPTGQARLVAFDTATNEPIWIHSKYDRYMDVDPLGANRILFVARDGSMDKSAFSFDVTFYAIEMNWRTGTVLKKFEIPPGTHDIDYLGNDRYAIADLSAKNRVFVYDRSEDEIVWEYRFRNHFPASAGGGPGGYTHLNDIDAVDNGSAFLVSPRNFDRVMLIDRKTKRVRWTLGEEDNYDILNEQHNPVLLSQDPVTVLVADSENDRVVEYEKTKSGWKRTWSYGTGLDWPRDADRLPNGNTLIVDSNNNRALEVTPGGDVVWKVEIPFEPYDIERPVYGDEPSGPPINELRKNGTIGTKAVGQERTNVAERIDATYTYVYTTAQWVLPTWIGPLEFNLLILAALVIGAWGAVEAFHWREWTVAKRMRFRQGDN, encoded by the coding sequence ATGCCAACACAGAAGTTTCGAGTTTCGATGCTTATCGTCGTGGTCGTTCTTCTCGCACCTGTCGTATCGAGTGGATTGACGCACGAGGATTTGGCGGTCCCAGAGGAAACAAATCACCGGGCGGACGAGGTTCCGATAGAGAACGTCACGTTCGTTTCCGCACAAGGGAAGGAGTTTCCGACGGGGCAGGCGAGGTTAGTAGCGTTCGACACGGCGACGAACGAACCGATCTGGATTCACAGCAAGTACGACCGATATATGGATGTGGATCCGCTCGGAGCGAATCGCATACTCTTCGTCGCACGCGATGGGAGTATGGACAAATCCGCCTTTTCCTTCGATGTGACGTTTTACGCCATCGAGATGAACTGGCGCACGGGGACGGTGCTCAAGAAGTTCGAGATTCCTCCCGGTACACACGATATCGACTATCTCGGAAACGATCGATACGCCATCGCCGACTTGAGCGCCAAAAATCGGGTTTTCGTGTACGACCGTTCCGAAGATGAGATCGTGTGGGAGTATCGGTTTCGTAACCACTTCCCCGCGAGTGCGGGCGGCGGCCCCGGTGGATACACCCACCTGAACGACATCGACGCGGTCGACAACGGTTCCGCGTTTCTCGTCAGTCCACGGAACTTCGACCGTGTCATGCTTATCGACCGAAAGACGAAACGCGTTCGCTGGACCTTGGGGGAGGAGGACAACTACGACATCCTCAACGAACAGCACAACCCGGTTCTCCTCTCGCAGGACCCGGTTACGGTTCTCGTCGCGGATAGCGAGAACGACCGCGTCGTCGAGTACGAAAAGACGAAGAGCGGGTGGAAGCGAACCTGGTCCTATGGGACCGGGTTGGATTGGCCGCGGGACGCGGATAGACTTCCGAACGGAAACACACTCATCGTCGACAGCAACAACAATCGGGCCCTCGAAGTGACACCGGGTGGCGACGTCGTCTGGAAAGTCGAGATACCGTTCGAACCGTACGACATCGAACGACCGGTGTACGGCGACGAACCGTCGGGACCACCGATAAACGAACTCAGGAAAAACGGTACCATCGGTACGAAAGCCGTCGGGCAGGAGCGGACGAACGTAGCGGAAAGAATCGATGCCACATACACATACGTCTACACTACCGCACAATGGGTTCTCCCGACCTGGATCGGTCCGCTAGAATTCAATCTCCTCATCCTCGCAGCGCTTGTCATCGGGGCGTGGGGCGCTGTCGAGGCGTTTCATTGGAGGGAGTGGACGGTAGCGAAGCGAATGAGGTTCCGACAGGGCGACAACTGA
- a CDS encoding VOC family protein codes for MGLIHVCLNVTDAEESVQFYTEQLGFEESWSFESGDTINRYVTDDDGVEIQLSDTSGVDEVDAGTAWDHLALSVESVDDAFERIDHFGTVQEPQDQPAAGARTAFIEDPDGHVVELVEPLEE; via the coding sequence ATGGGCCTAATACACGTCTGTCTTAACGTGACGGATGCCGAAGAGTCAGTCCAGTTTTACACGGAACAACTCGGATTCGAGGAGTCGTGGTCGTTCGAGAGCGGCGACACCATAAACCGGTACGTCACCGACGATGATGGCGTCGAAATCCAACTCTCGGATACTAGCGGGGTGGACGAAGTGGATGCCGGTACCGCTTGGGACCACCTGGCGCTATCGGTCGAGAGCGTCGACGACGCGTTCGAACGAATCGATCACTTCGGGACCGTCCAAGAACCACAGGATCAACCCGCGGCGGGGGCGCGCACGGCGTTCATCGAAGACCCGGACGGCCACGTCGTGGAACTCGTCGAACCACTCGAGGAGTAA